The following proteins are encoded in a genomic region of Capra hircus breed San Clemente chromosome 16, ASM170441v1, whole genome shotgun sequence:
- the LOC102177552 gene encoding NADH-cytochrome b5 reductase 1, with product MGLQPSPVLLASLGVGLLTLAGVALGAYLVRRSRRPPVTLLDPNEKYRLRLLDKTTVNHNTKRFRFALPTAHHVLGLPVGKHVYLSARIDGNLVIRPYTPVTSDEDQGYVDLVIKVYLKGVHPKFPEGGKMSQYLDSLKIGDMVEFRGPSGLLTYAGKGKFNIQPNKKAPPEACVARNLGMIAGGTGITPMLQLIRAILKDPEDPTQCSLLFANQTEKDIILREDLEELQARHPNRFKLWFTLDHPPEGWAYSKGFVSADMIRERLPAPGEDTLLLLCGPPPMVQQACHPSLDKLGYSPKMRFTY from the exons ATGGGGCTGCAGCCG AGCCCGGTCCTGCTGGCCTCCCTGGGCGTGGGGCTGCTGACGCTGGCCGGCGTGGCTCTGGGCGCCTACCTGGTGCGGAGGTCCCGCCGGCCGCCAGTCACGCTCCTGGACCCCAATGAGAAGTACCGGCTGCGACTGCTAGACAAGACT ACCGTGAATCACAACACCAAGAGGTTCCGCTTTGCCCTGCCCACGGCTCACCACGTTTTGGGGCTGCCTGTGG GCAAACATGTCTACCTCTCTGCCCGGATCGACGGCAACCTGGTCATCAGGCCGTACACTCCTGTCACCAGCGATGAGGACCAGGGCTACGTGGATCTTGTCATCAAG GTCTATCTGAAGGGCGTGCACCCCAAATTTCCTGAGGGAGGGAAGATGTCTCAGTACCTGGATAGCCTGAAGATTGGGGACATGGTGGAGTTTCGGGGGCCAAGTGGGCTGCTCACTTACGCGGGAAAAG GGAAGTTTAACATCCAGCCCAACAAAAAGGCTCCACCAGAAGCCTGCGTGGCCAGGAACCTGGGAATGATTGCCGGAGGCACAG GAATCACTCCGATGCTGCAGCTGATCCGGGCCATCCTGAAAGACCCAGAAGATCCTACCCAGTGCTCTCTGCTGTTTGCCAATCAG ACTGAAAAGGATATAATCTTACGAGAGGACTTGGAGGAGCTGCAGGCCCGACACCCCAACCGCTTTAAGCTCTGGTTCACCCTGGATCACCCCCCAGAAG GTTGGGCCTACAGCAAGGGCTTCGTCTCTGCGGACATGATCCGGGAGCGCCTGCCCGCCCCCGGGGAGGacacgctgctgctgctctgtGGACCACCCCCGATGGTGCAGCAGGCCTGCCACCCTAGCCTGGACAAACTGGGCTACTCGCCGAAGATGCGCTTCACCTACTGA
- the ADIPOR1 gene encoding adiponectin receptor protein 1 (The RefSeq protein has 1 substitution compared to this genomic sequence) produces the protein MSSHKGPAVAQGNGAPASNRVADTVELAELGPLLEEKGKRAVTSPTKAEEEQACPGPQEEEEEVRVLTLPLQAHHAMEKMEEFVYKVWEGRWRVIPYDVLPDWLKDNDYLLHGHRPPMPSFRACFKSIFRIHTETGNIWTHLLGFVLFLFLGILTMLRPNMYFMAPLQEKVVFGMFFLGAVLCLSFSWLFHTVYCHSEKVSRTFSKLDYSGIALLIMGSFVPWLYYSFYCSPQPRLIYLSVVCVLGISAIIVAQWDRFATPKHRQTRAGVFLGLGLSGVVPTMHFTIAEGFVKATTVGQMGWFFLMAVMYITGAGLYAARIPERFFPGKFDIWFQSHQIFHVLVVAAAFVHFYGVSNLQEFRYGLEGGCTDDSLL, from the exons ATGTCGTCTCACAAGGGACCCGCGGTGGCCCAGGGCAACGGGGCTCCCGCCAGCAACAGGGTGGCCGACACAGTGGAGCTGGCTGAGCTGGGACCCCTGCTCGAGGAGAAGGGCAAGCGGGCGGTCACCAGCCCAACCAAA GCCGAGGAGGAGCAGGCCTGCCCAGGGccgcaggaggaggaggaggaggtgcgaGTGCTCACGCTGCCCCTGCAGGCCCACCACGCCATGGAGAAGATGGAGGAGTTCGTGTACAAG GTCTGGGAGGGCCGCTGGAGGGTCATCCCGTACGACGTGCTCCCGGACTGGCTGAAGGACAATGACTACCTGCTGCACGGCCACCGGCCGCCCATGCCCTCCTTCCGCGCCTGCTTCAAGAGCATCTTCCGCATCCACACGGAGACCGGCAACATCTGGACGCACCTGCTGG GCTTTGTGCTGTTTCTCTTCCTGGGGATCCTGACCATGCTGAGGCCAAACATGTACTTCATGGCCCCGCTCCAGGAGAAGGTGGTGTTCGGGATGTTCTTCCTGGGAGCGGTGCTCTGCCTCAGCTTCTCCTGGCTCTTCCACACTGTCTACTGTCATTCAGAGAAAGTCTCCCGGACTTTCTCCAA GCTGGACTATTCAGGGATCGCGCTGCTGATCATGGGGAGCTTCGTGCCCTGGCTCTACTACTCCTTCTACTGCTCGCCGCAGCCGCGGCTCATCTACCTCTCCATCGTCTGCGTCCTGGGCATCTCCGCCATCATCGTGGCGCAGTGGGACCGGTTCGCCACGCCCAAGCACCGGCAGACGCGAGCAG GGGTGTTCCTGGGGCTTGGCTTGAGCGGCGTCGTGCCCACCATGCACTTCACGATCGCGGAGGGCTTCGTCAAGGCCACCACCGTGGGCCAGATGGGCTGGTTCTTCCTCATGGCTGTGATGTACATCACTGGAGCCGGCCTCTATGCCGCACGCATTCCTGAGcgcttcttccctggaaaattcgaCATATGG TTCCAGTCTCATCAGATCTTCCATGTCCTGGTGGTGGCGGCGGCCTTCGTCCACTTCTACGGGGTCTCCAACCTGCAGGAGTTCCGATACGGCCTGGAAGGGGGCTGTACTGATGACTCCCTCCTCTGA
- the ADIPOR1 gene encoding adiponectin receptor protein 1 isoform X1, with the protein MSSHKGPAVAQGNGAPASNRVADTVELAELGPLLEEKGKRAVTSPTKAEEEQACPGPQEEEEEVRVLTLPLQAHHAMEKMEEFVYKVWEGRWRVIPYDVLPDWLKDNDYLLHGHRPPMPSFRACFKSIFRIHTETGNIWTHLLGFVLFLFLGILTMLRPNMYFMAPLQEKVVFGMFFLGAVLCLSFSWLFHTVYCHSEKVSRTFSKLDYSGIALLIMGSFVPWLYYSFYCSPQPRLIYLSIVCVLGISAIIVAQWDRFATPKHRQTRAGVFLGLGLSGVVPTMHFTIAEGFVKATTVGQMGWFFLMAVMYITGAGLYAARIPERFFPGKFDIWFQSHQIFHVLVVAAAFVHFYGVSNLQEFRYGLEGGCTDDSLL; encoded by the exons ATGTCGTCTCACAAGGGACCCGCGGTGGCCCAGGGCAACGGGGCTCCCGCCAGCAACAGGGTGGCCGACACAGTGGAGCTGGCTGAGCTGGGACCCCTGCTCGAGGAGAAGGGCAAGCGGGCGGTCACCAGCCCAACCAAA GCCGAGGAGGAGCAGGCCTGCCCAGGGccgcaggaggaggaggaggaggtgcgaGTGCTCACGCTGCCCCTGCAGGCCCACCACGCCATGGAGAAGATGGAGGAGTTCGTGTACAAG GTCTGGGAGGGCCGCTGGAGGGTCATCCCGTACGACGTGCTCCCGGACTGGCTGAAGGACAATGACTACCTGCTGCACGGCCACCGGCCGCCCATGCCCTCCTTCCGCGCCTGCTTCAAGAGCATCTTCCGCATCCACACGGAGACCGGCAACATCTGGACGCACCTGCTGG GCTTTGTGCTGTTTCTCTTCCTGGGGATCCTGACCATGCTGAGGCCAAACATGTACTTCATGGCCCCGCTCCAGGAGAAGGTGGTGTTCGGGATGTTCTTCCTGGGAGCGGTGCTCTGCCTCAGCTTCTCCTGGCTCTTCCACACTGTCTACTGTCATTCAGAGAAAGTCTCCCGGACTTTCTCCAA GCTGGACTATTCAGGGATCGCGCTGCTGATCATGGGGAGCTTCGTGCCCTGGCTCTACTACTCCTTCTACTGCTCGCCGCAGCCGCGGCTCATCTACCTCTCCATCGTCTGCGTCCTGGGCATCTCCGCCATCATCGTGGCGCAGTGGGACCGGTTCGCCACGCCCAAGCACCGGCAGACGCGAGCAG GGGTGTTCCTGGGGCTTGGCTTGAGCGGCGTCGTGCCCACCATGCACTTCACGATCGCGGAGGGCTTCGTCAAGGCCACCACCGTGGGCCAGATGGGCTGGTTCTTCCTCATGGCTGTGATGTACATCACTGGAGCCGGCCTCTATGCCGCACGCATTCCTGAGcgcttcttccctggaaaattcgaCATATGG TTCCAGTCTCATCAGATCTTCCATGTCCTGGTGGTGGCGGCGGCCTTCGTCCACTTCTACGGGGTCTCCAACCTGCAGGAGTTCCGATACGGCCTGGAAGGGGGCTGTACTGATGACTCCCTCCTCTGA